TCTCGATGTGGCGGTTATTGAACACGCGCTGCAGCCGGAAGCGCGGCCCCTTCTGCAACTCCAGCGCATCGTTCCCGACCATGTGATAGCGGAAGTATGGCGCCTCGGGCCCGGCGTCGCGCGTGTGAAAGAACGCCAGCAGCACCCCACCCGGCTTGGTGATGTAGTGCAGCCGCTCCACCATCGGCTTCACCAGCGTCTCCGCCATGTAGTCGGGGACGTCCCAGCACAGCACCGCGTCGAACTGGTGCCGCTGGTGGTTCAGGTTGTCTTCCAGGAACTTCTTGGGGTCGACGAACGGCTTGCCGTCCTCGCCCGGCGACTGGAAGGCCG
The Terriglobales bacterium genome window above contains:
- a CDS encoding methyltransferase domain-containing protein codes for the protein MGTSLSFFKKLLGDAAAESAQVTGVSVSQGKITRRSSGLQEFVRALGKEEGLRVLDLGPTSPTNIARLTEQGHKVYNEDVLLASLDPAFQSPGEDGKPFVDPKKFLEDNLNHQRHQFDAVLCWDVPDYMAETLVKPMVERLHYITKPGGVLLAFFHTRDAGPEAPYFRYHMVGNDALELQKGPRFRLQRVFNNRHIENLFKDFGSLKFFLAKDAVREVLVVR